A region from the Polaribacter sp. Hel1_33_78 genome encodes:
- a CDS encoding class I SAM-dependent methyltransferase, which translates to MKKKPLISKELDDFYNKASEETRLEKGMGIFEFERIKELIEQHISKPNITIIDIGGGTGKYAEWLAKNGHTVHLVEPVLKHIKLAENRAKKLKKPFSVAIGEAKKIPFKDNTADLVLLHGPLYHLQKREDRIAAIREAKRVLKKDGIILGFAINATASTVVGLMNGMIHANSFFDMCKEELTTGLHDAPKDFPFLLADAYYHKPQGLKKEFLEQNLHFINIFAVEGMIWLDNEYFANMLDKKKSKTLKALQNLTQNDEYLLPFSPHMMIAVKK; encoded by the coding sequence GTGAAAAAAAAACCTCTTATCAGCAAAGAATTAGATGATTTTTACAACAAAGCTTCAGAAGAAACCAGACTTGAAAAAGGAATGGGAATTTTTGAATTTGAACGTATTAAAGAACTAATTGAACAACATATTTCTAAACCAAATATCACAATTATTGATATTGGTGGTGGAACGGGAAAATATGCAGAATGGTTAGCAAAAAACGGACATACTGTTCATTTAGTAGAGCCAGTTTTAAAACATATAAAACTAGCAGAAAATAGAGCTAAAAAACTCAAGAAACCTTTTTCTGTTGCTATCGGTGAAGCAAAAAAAATTCCTTTTAAAGACAATACTGCTGATTTGGTACTTTTACATGGTCCTTTATATCACCTGCAAAAAAGAGAAGATAGAATTGCAGCAATCAGAGAAGCAAAGAGAGTTTTAAAAAAAGACGGCATTATTTTAGGCTTTGCAATTAACGCTACAGCTTCAACAGTCGTTGGTTTAATGAATGGAATGATTCATGCCAATTCGTTTTTTGATATGTGTAAAGAGGAACTCACAACAGGACTTCATGATGCGCCAAAAGATTTCCCTTTTTTATTGGCGGATGCGTATTACCATAAACCTCAAGGTTTAAAAAAAGAGTTTTTAGAACAAAACCTCCACTTTATAAATATTTTTGCAGTCGAAGGAATGATTTGGTTAGACAATGAATATTTTGCAAATATGTTAGACAAAAAGAAGTCTAAGACATTAAAAGCGTTGCAAAACTTGACACAAAATGATGAATATTTATTGCCTTTTAGTCCTCATATGATGATAGCTGTGAAGAAGTAG